Below is a genomic region from Streptomyces sp. RPA4-2.
CCGCGGGGTGGGGTGACCGCTGCACGCAGGGCGTTGGCGATGGCTTCGGGGACATGGTCGGGGTCGCGGACCTCGCAGGTGTGGGTGGTGACCAGTCTCAGTGCGGCGATGGCGTCCATCGACCGCTGGGTTCGCTTGAACCGGTCCCGGCCGGTCACCGCTGCGCACACCGCAATCATGGGGTGCTGCTCAGTCGTCGCCAGGAGGAGGCCGGTCATCAGGTTGGCGGTGCCGGCTCCTGAGGTGGCCAGGACCGCTCCGGGGGTGCCGGTCAGCAGCCCGACGGCGGCGGCCATCACGGCCGCGTTCTGTTCGTGGTGGCACATCACAAGTTCGGGGCCTGCGACGGCCAGGGCATCGTGAACGGCGTCGCTCGCGCTTCCCGGGACACCGAAGACGTACGGCACGCCGTACTGGGAGAGGGTCTCGACCATGCGCTGGGCCGCGCCGATGGGTGGGGTGGGCATGTGCCCGCCGCCTTTCTTCGTCCTTGTGTTCGCGCAACGGTGGTGGCCATCGCCGCACAGGGGGTGTTGTCGCAGGGGGTGCTGTCGCAGGACCGGCTTCGCACTGTCGAGGCGTTTGAAGGCGTCCGAGCTGAAGTCGTCGCCGTCGCAAGGGAGTTCGCGGACCGCCACCTCGCCGCCTCATGCCGTCGGGCGATGTGGCGATCGTGTGGGACGGGCGCTCCGTCGGAGTCGACTCAGGACGATGTCCGGGCGGTGCGCGGGCAAGCGGTGGGCGTGCCCACGGGCTGAACGCGCTGTGGCGGGACAGGGGGGAATCAGGTGTGGTCATGGGCGTGATCATGGCGGTCCGCTCGCTTTCCGCGGTTAGCACGCGGGGCACGCCCGACGGTGTGCCGCCGGCACGCGCTGGTGCCGCATCACTTGTAGCCGCATCACTGGCAACGGTAGGCACGCACCCCCGCCCGGGGGCATCACGTGAATGCGTAGTCATGTCCGGTAGCGGCGTCAGGGACGCTCTGCGACTCCGGGAACCGGCCGGCCGTCTCGCAGCAGCCGGGCAAGCTGTGTACGCGTGGTGACCTTGAGCTTGCGGAAGACTTTGCGCAGATGGTAGTCGACCGTGCTGGCGCTGATGAACAGCCGCGACGCGATCTCGGGGTTGGTGGCTCCCTCGGCCGCCAGCATCGCGACCCGTCTCTCCTGGGGGGTGAGCTGGTCACCGAAGCGGGACCTGCGTCTGAGGGTGGGCTCGCCGGCCGCCGACAGTTCGCTGCGGGCCCGTTCGGCGAAACCGTCCATGCCGAACCGCACGAACATCTCGTGCGCCCGCCGTAGTTGGTCCCGTGCCTCAAGGTGGCGGCGCTCGCGCCGCAGCCACTCCCCGTACAGAAGATGGACACGGGCCACCGCGGCACGCAGGCCGGTGCGCTCGAGCCGGCCCAACGCCGTGCGGTACAGGTCCTCGGCATCCGGGCCGACGGCGAGCAGAGCCCGGCAGTGTGCCTCGACGCCCGCCGCCCAGTGGCTGGAGCAGGGCCCGGTCGTCCCGCACAGCTCCCCCAGGGCCTCGTCGGCCTGGTCCTGGTGTCCGGTACGTACGGCCGCCTCGACGAGCTCGGCCAGCGCCCAGTTGCGGATGCGCTGGATGCTGGAATCGGAGCAGGCCAGGCGCGCGGATTCCAGCGCCTGCTCGTATCGGCACGCACCGTTGTGGAGGACGGCGCCGGCCCACTGGAGGTAGGTCAGCGCCATGCCTTCGCCCCGCGCCATCGAGTCCCGGGTCGCGGTGCGGATCGCGGCAAGGGCCTCGTCGTCCCGGCCGCGGAAGACGGCGAGCCCCACCTCGGCGTAGGCGACCGGGCCGGCACCGGTCATGCAGGTGACGTCGGCAGCCGTCTCGGCCAACGACGCGGCCTGCAGGAGTTCACCGCCCAGCAGGTGCAGTCCCGCACGGGTGGCCGCGGCGACCGGGAGGATGCTGATCGCCCCTCGTACCTCGCACGATCGCAGCAGCCGCGTGGCCAGCAGTCGCCAGGCCTCGTCGTCCCACAACAGTCCAGCGCCATGGCCGGCCAGCCACAGCCAATACAGTTCCTCCTCCGGGGCCAGTTCCTCCGTGGTGAAAGCCGATACCGCCCTGCGCAATACCGGAACCGCGGCGCCGCGGCCTTCGACGATGAGGAGCGTCAGTCCGTCCAGCAGGAGGTCCGAGGCGCGTGGCACCGGCGCCGCGGGCACCCGGCGAGCGCTGCGGGCGATCTCCGCGATCCGGCACTCGTCACCGAGCCGGCCGGCGAGCAGCGCAGCGGCCAGGGCTTGCAGATAGACATCCCTCGCACGGGAGGCGTCGATGGACTCGAATCGGCGGGCCGCGCGCAGCAGCACGGGGGCGGCTCCACCGCCGAAACTGCGGGCGAAGGCGATCTGTCCTCGCAGCAGCTCGCTGTTGGCGGCCCGCAGCTCGTTCTCGGGCCCCCGGTCGGCCAGCGTGAGGAGGCCGAGAGCGCTGTCGTACGCGCCGGCCTGCTGCTTGGCGCGTGCCGCACGCAGCGCCCGTTCCGCCCTGGCGGCGGGGTCGGCGGTGAGCGCGACCGACCGCTCCAGGAATGCCCCGGCGGCAGCGATACCACCACGTGCCAGGGCCCGGTGTGCCGACCCCTCGAGCTCCGCCGCGGCTTCCTCGTCGAAGCCGACGGCAGCCTGCGCGCGGTGCCAGGCACGCCGGTCCGGTTCCGAAGGACCGGTGACGTCCGCCAGAGCCCGGTGCGCGGCCCGCCGCTGCGACGGCGGCACCGCCTGGTAGACAGCCGACCGCACCAGGGGATGGCGGAAGACCACCCGCGTGCCGATGGACAGCAGCCCGTCGGCCTCGGCCGCCGCCGCGGCCGAGCCCCCGATTCCCAGACGGGCGGCCGCGCGCCACAGCAATGCGGCGTCTCCCGTCGGTTCCGCCGCGGCCACCAGGAGCAGCATGCGAGTGGCCGCCGGAAGGCGGAGGACCCTGCTACGGAAGCTTTCCTCGATGCGCCCCGGCACGGCTGCGGTGTCGGTCGGACCGAAACCGCCCGCGAACCCCGCGGCCGTCATGGTCCGGGGCAGTTCGAGCAGGGCCAGCGGACTGCCCCGGGCCTCCGCCGCGATCCGCTCCACGACCACCTCGTCCAACGGCACGTGCAGGGCCGAGTGCAGCAAGGCGCGGGCGTCCCCGGGGCCGAGCCCGGTCAGCACCACCTCCTGCAACCCGCGTAGACCGCCACCGGCGCGGCGAGTGGCGAACACGAGACCTAGGGGCTCCGCACCGACGCGGTGCGCCACGAACGTGAGCGCCTGGGCCGAACCGGGATCGAGCCACTGGGCGTCGTCGATCACACAGATCAGCGGTTGGCGGGCCGCCGCCTCGGACAACAACCCGAGTACGGCCAGGCTCAGCATGAGGCGGTCGGGCGCCGTTCCGGTCCGCAGCCCGAAGGCCGCGGCCAGCGCGTCCTGCTGCGGTCCGGGCAGGTGCTCCAGCGTGGCCAGGAACGGCGCGCAGACCTGATGCAGCCCCCCGAAGGGCAGTTCCGCCTCCGCTTCCACACCGGCGGCTCGCACCACGTGGAAGCCGACCGCGGTCCAGGCCATGTGGTCGAGCAGCGCGGACTTGCCGATACCGGGCTCACCGACGACCACGAGAGCGCCACCCCGTCCGGCCTTGACGGCGTCCTGCCAGCGGTCGAACAACGCGCACTCGGCACGCCGGCCCAGCAAATCCGCGGGACGCCCCGGCAGCACCATGTTCCCAATCTACCCGCGGCATCCAGTCCGCACCTCTGCTACCTGGGCTTATGCCCGTCCGGCACCGCCGGAATGGCCGCGGCCGGGTTGTTGAGCTCGTGCGTGCGTGAACCCCGCCGCCGGCGAGCCGAGCGCGAGCACCCGCTCGCGTCGGCCGGCCACCGGCTGAATGTTCTTGAGAGGGAAGAACAGCCCCTCCAGCAGATGTAGCACGAGGTCACCGGTGGCCGGCGCTTTCACCTTTCGAGCGGAACAACGACCAGGATCAGTGATCGTCAGCGGTGTGATCATGAGGGCGCTAGGTTGTGGTCGGAGGTGACCATGCTGGAAGTTCTCGGGCTGGACCAGCCTGCCGAGGCGTTGTACATCATCCTGGTCGACAACCCGCCCATGTCCGTCGAGCAGTTGTGCCGCCGTACCGGCATCGAGCCCGACACCGCCATCGCCGCTCTGGTGCGGCTGGAGGACGGCGGCTTGATATCCCGGCTGCCCGGCAGTCCGCCCATGTACACCGCGATGCCACCCGACCACGCCCTGGAAGTGCTTCTGCTCGCTCGCGAACGTGACATCCACCGGGTGCGTGCGCTGAGCGAGCGGCTGACACAGCGGCACCGCGAGGCTCGTCGCAGCCGGGACTCGACGTCGCTGATCCAGGTGGTCACGGGCCGCGACGGCGTCGCCCGCTGCGGGCAGCAGTTGTTCAAACGGGCCGAGCGGGAGATCCGCGGCATCGACGCGCCTCCCTATGCCCAGGCGAGTGACGGCGAACGCGTCAACTCCGCCACCGCCGTGGCCGGACGCAGCGTTCGCAGCCGCTTCATCCATGCCCGGGACACCCTCAGCATGCCCGGTGTCGTGGCGCGGGTGGAGGTCGACATCTCGGCGGGCGAAGAGGTCCGGTTCCTGCCCGAGGCCCCGATGAAGCTGATCATCGCGGACGACCAGGCAGCGCTGATTCCGCTGCTGGCCACACCTCAGGTGCTGGACGCGTGCATCCTGGTCCATCCCTCCGCCCTGCTCGACGCGCTGTCCACCCTCTTCGAGTCACTGTGGGAGCAGGCGCAGCCGTACCTGCCGGGAAGACCGGCGTCGGTCGGCCCGAACGAGTTCGTCAACGACGAGGAGCGGCGGATCATCTCCCTGTTAGCCATGGGTATGTCGGACGAGGCCATCGCCCGACAACTGGGAATCGGCCACCGCACGGTGCAGCGCCGGGTACAGGCACTGCTAGGCCGGTTGGGGGCGGCTAGCCGGTTCCAGGCCGGAGTGCTCGCCGCCAGCCGCGGCTGGTGGCGGCCGGATCATGAACAGCACGCCGCACCCCTGGCGTTGAGCGGCGAGCCCGGTCGCGCCGGTCCGTGAGCCGCGGTGCGCGAACAGCCGTGGCCCGGCGGTGCGCGAGGCGCACCGCCGGGCCGGGCCGGCCATGAACCGGCCGGCCCCGTCTCACCTCGCCCGCAGACGGAAGTCCGACGTGACCACTCCCCCCTTCACCAGCCGGATCGACCGGGTCGTGGGCCGGTAGCCGTCGGCCCGCACGACCACCCGCACGGGACCGCCCTTCACCGGCAACCAGGCGGAGTACGTGCCGTCCTGAGCCGTCGTCGCGGTCAGAGCGCCGGTCGGGCCGTCGATGTCGATCGTGGCACCCTCGAGGGGCGCCACCTCACCCGCGGGCGTCGTACCGGAGACGGTCCCGGTCAGCCGGCCCCAGCCGGCCGGCGGTACCACCGTCATGGCCACCGGCAGTGACACCGCGCCGTATGGGGTGTCCGTGTCGACGACGAGCGCGGCCCGGTGCGCACCGGCGTCGGCGGCGGTCATCGCCCCGGCGTCGAGGGTCAGCCGTATCCGGGCCGACCCGTGCGCTTCGACCGTGAGCTTCCCGGCCGATTCCGCGAGCCACGGTACGTCGCCATGTGCCTGGTCCCAGCCCGGCAGTTCGCGCACGGCCTGCTGCGGCACGCTGTAGGCGTCCATGCCCCCGATCGCGAACCAGCCGGGCGCCGACTGGGCACCGAGCACGGGTTCGGCCAGGTTGGGCAGCGCCGACCAGGTGTCGGTGGCCGGGTCATAGGCGTGCGCCTCGTTGGTCAGCGCACCGGCGCTCACCTCGAAGCCACCGGCGACCAGCAGTTGGCCGTCGGCCGCCGTCCCCGTGGCACCCCAGACGTCGGCCGGGGCGTCGGCCACCCGGTGCCAGGTCCCGCTCGCCCGGTCCAGCGCGTAGGCGTGGTCGGTGGCCTGTGGGGAGTGACCGTCGGGCTCGTAGGCACCGCCCGCGCAGTGGGCCACGCCGTCCGCGACGCCGCACACCGGGTACGAGATCGGCTCCGGGTAGGGCTTGCCCGCCGACCAGGTGTCGGTCGCCGGGTCGTAGACCTGGACGTCGGCGCTGCCGCAGTTGATCCGGTCGCAGCCGCCGATCACGTACAGCCGGTCACCGAGGACGACCGAGCCGGCGGCACCGTACGCCTTGGGCGCGTCCGCGATCTGCGACCAGGTGTCGGTGACCGGGTCGTAGACCTCGCCGCCCGCGATGGGCGCGCCCGAGGCGTCGCGGCCGCCGGTGACGTACAGCTTGCCGCGGATGAAGCCGTAGGCCGGACCGAGTCGCTTGGTGGCCGGCGCCGTGAGTGCGCGCCAGGTCGCGGTACCCGGATCGTAGGCGGAGAAGGCACCGCTCCACTGGCCACCCGGAGCCTCACCGAGGCCGGCGTACAGCGTGCCGTCGTCGACCGCGGCGATCCCCGCGAAGGTCCCGGTCGGCAGGTCGGTCAGCGCGGACCATTCCTGCCCGGCCGGGGTGCGGGCTGCGGACGCCGGTGCGGCGGCGGTGCGCGGCAGGGTGTTCGGGGTGAGTGCCGCTCTGGCGTGCCGGGCGGGGGCACCGGCCGATGCCGCCGGAGTGCCACCGAGGCTCTGCTCGCCGAGCGAGACGGTGGCGGGCGTACCGCCGGTGTTGTGAACCGTGACCGTGACGTTCTTCCTGGCACCCCACGGCACGTCGGCCGTCACCGCCTGGACGTCGTAGCGCAGTTGAGCCGGGTGCAGGGTGAAGTCGGCCGTGGTGACGGTGTCGGCCCGTACCCTGACCGTGTCGGTGACGGGCGGGTATCCGAAGCCGGGCAGGCCCGCGGTGAATTTCTGCGGGCCCGTGCGCGACGAGAACAGCCAGTACAGGCCGTCGCCGCGTGCCAGGTCGCCCGGCGCGGCCACCATACGGCCGCTGTCGGCGGCCACCGCCGCGGCGGCGACGGTCGCGCCGAGGACGCCGTGGCCGGAGTTGGCGTCGTCGATCCGGCCGACCAGCAGCCCACCGGGACGGGTGACCAGGGCCGGGGTTCCGACTCTCACGTCGTCGATCTGCCAGATGCCGGTCAGGGAGCCCGTGAAGTGGAATCTGACGCGTACCGACTTCTTGCCGGCGTACGAGGCCAGCGGCACCGCTTCGTGAGCCGGACCGGCGACGATGTCGGTGTGGTGCCACAGGGTGGTCCAGGTCGCGCCGCCGTCGGTGCTCGCGTCCACGTCCGCGGTCAGGTCGCCGACCCGGTAGAGCGAGGGCAACGCCGTGTCGAACTGCAGCTCTGGGGCCCGCTCGGCGCTGAAGTCGTAGCTGGGGCTGATGAGTTCGGTGTCGGCGGGTGCCCAGCCCAGGGCGAAGTCGTCCACTTCGGCGAATCGGCCGGTGCCGCCGGTCTGGTTGCCCCGGTTGAGCGGGTCGTCGAACTGCCAGCCGCCGGCCGCGGTGTTGTCGCGGACCGTCCATCCGTCGGGCCTGGCCGCGGTCGGGAAGGACTGCGACTCGCCACCGTGGTAGGTCATTTCGTAGCCGGGAGCCAGTGTGCCCGTGGTGTCGAGCGGCAGTGTCAGGTCGGCGGTGCGCGGGGCGGACCTCACCGGGGCAGTGGTGTCGGCGGCGCGGTAGCCGGGATAGAGCGCCGTGGCGTGCAGCGTGTAGGTGTGGTTCTCGGGCACGCGGACCGCGTACCGGCCGGTCGCCGGGTCGGTGAAGAACGTGCCGGGCACACCGTCGACCGTGAGCCGGGCGTAGACGCCCCAGCCGTGCTGCCCGCCGTCGCGGACGGTGCCGGACAGGGTCTGTGAGGGCAGCGCGGTCAGCGCCACGTTCTTGGTCAGTGTGGCACCGTCGTCCACGCGGACCGTGCCGAGGTCGGTGTCCCGGTAGCCGAAGGCGCTGATCGTCAGCGCGTACGAGCCCGCCGGTATGTCCAGCCGGTAGGCGCCCCGCGCGTCGGTGGTCGCCCGGTGGTCGCCGAGCGCGACCGTGGCGCCGGGCGCCGGCCGGCCGGTGCCCGCGTCGGTGACCGAGCCGGAGACGGTGCCGTGCGGACCGGGGCGGAAGGCGGTGGTGCCGTCCGGTGTGCCCAGCCCGCTCGGTCCGTCGTAGCCGGGCTGCGCGGAGCAGGTGAAGGCGGGGGTGCAGTCGGGTGTCGGGCCGTGGCCGCACACCGAGCGGTCGGCGCAACTGGCGTCGTCGCCCTGGGTCACGTCGTGGAGGGCGCCGGGCGCCTGGTACGGGTAGGCGGCCGGGTATGTTCCGGAGACGGGGGTGCCGGCCAGCGCGTACACGCCGGCGATGATCGGCGCGGAGGCGCTGGTGCCCCCGTAGACGTTCCAGCCGCCGTCGGAGAAGGAGTTGTAGACCGCCACGCCGGTGGCCGGGTCCGCGACGGCGCTGACATCCGCGACCGAGCGGCCCGCGCAGTCGACGGCCGACTGGAAGGCGGGTTTGGGCTCGACGTCCGAGCAGCCCGATCCGGGCGCGCCCCAGTGCTGCTGACCGTTGCCGTCGACGGTGGTCGCGTTCCACACCGACTCGTTCCAGCCGCGGGTACTGCCGTCGCGCGCCAGCGAGGTGCCGCCCACCGCCGTCACGTACGGCGAGGACGCCGGGTAGCTGGCGCCGTAGCCGTCGTCACCGGAGCTGAAGACGACCGCGACTCCTGGGTGGTTGAAGTACGCCTCGTCGTAGGCAAGTTGGCCGCTGTCGTCGCTGTAGCCGCCCCAGGAGTTGGAGACGTAGCGCGCGCCCAGGGACACGGCGGTGTTCTCGGCCGTGCCCAGGTCGTCGGAGGACGCGCTGTCGGCCTCGACGAGCAGGAGGTGCGCGTCGGGTGCGATCGCGGAGACCATGTCGAGGTCGAGGGAGATCTCGCCCGCCCAGCCGTCGTCTGCGGCCGGGTAGGCGGCGGCGCCGTGTTCGTCCACCTTCCGGAAGCAGCCGTTGTCCGAGGTGCAGGCGGGCAGCCCGTACTGCCTGCGGTAGACGGCGAGATCGGCCTCGGCGCCGGGGTTGTCGTAGGCGTCGACGATGGCGATCGTGGCCCCGGCCCCGCCGTCGGCCGGCAGCCCGTAGGCCGCGCGCAGGTCGGCCGGGGAGTAGCCGTCGGGGTCCGCCTGGCCGGCCGCGGCGCGGCGCAGGCCGAGCGTGGCGGGGACGTCGGTGCGGCGCAGGGCGAAACACGTGAAGGAGCCGGGTCGCGGTGTGCCGCAGGCGGGCTCGGCGGCGACGGTGGTCGCCGAGGAGGCGGACGGTTCGGACGTGGAGTGCGCGGCGAGGGCCTGTCCTGGCAGCAGTGCCACCAGGACGGCGAGGACGGCGGCGGCCACCGCGGCCGCGACGGACGGAGGGCGAGACGGTCTGCGCCGCCCGGGTCCGGCGGGCGATCTGTGCAGCAAGGACGGCTCCAGGAGGTGACGGGGCGGGGGCCCGTGGGCCCGGCTTCGTTCGACACACGGGCGTTCAGCGGAAGAGACGTGTTGACCAGCACAAAAGTCCATCCATTCGCATCGGCTGGTCAACGCGGACAGCTGGCGGTTTGACGCCGTGTCGTATTCACGCCTTCGACACATTCCGGTGAACGCGGGTCCGCAGCAGGCGTTTTGTGTCCGCTCAACGGACAGACGGAATCGCGCATTCTCTGCGAAACGCCCCTGAATCACGACCGGGAGATACCGAGACGACACCTCAATATTGACGGTCAGTCACCATGGTCACGGAAAGCAAATGATTGACACACGAATTACCGGCCCCGCTAATTAGCCCCCGGTGAATACCGAGACATTCACCGTCGCCCGAGAGCCGTGTACGGGTCGACCCCAGCAACCACGCATGGGAGTCACACGTTGCGCACCACAGGCACGACAACGCGAACCAGATCCCCTCTCAGACGAACGATATCCACCGGCCTGGCCGTCCTCGGCGCCACCGCGATGGCGCTGCTCGGCCTGCAGGCACCGGCGTCCGCCTCGGACGCCGCGCCAGCCTCCGCCTCTGCCGCCTCGGACGGCGCACGCCCGCTCTTCGAGCCGACGTGCGCCGTACCCAAGCGCAGCCACTTCTCCTGCTTCGCCCTGCGCCGCTCCGACGTGAAGTCGGTCAAGGGCGTGATGCGGTCGGCCGACACACCCAACGGCTACGGCGCCGCCGATCTGCAGAGTGCCTACAACCTGGCCGCCGACGGCGGTGGCGGGCAGACCGTCGCCATCGTCGACGCCTTCGACGACCCCAGCGCCGAGGCGGACCTCGCCGTCTACCGCGAGCAGTACGGACTGCCGGCCTGCACCACGGACAACGGCTGCTTCCACAAGGTCAGCCAGCGGGGCGGGACCGACTATCCCGATCCCGACCCCGGCTGGGCCGGCGAGATCTCTCTCGACCTCGACATGGTCTCCGCGGTCGCGCCCAACGCCCACATCCTGCTGGTCGAGGCGGACGACAACAGCTTCGAGAGTCTGTCCTCGGCGGTCGACGAAGCCGTCGCGCTCGGCGCGAAGTTCGTCTCCAACTCCTACGGCAGCGACTACCGCGGCGGCAACGGTGAGGACCCGTCCGAGACCACCACGCTGGACGCCCACTACAACCACCCGGGTGTCGCGATCACCGCGTCCACGGGCGACTACGCCTACGGCGTCGGCTACCCGGCGGCCTCCCAGTACGTGACCTCCGTGGGCGGCACCACGCTGACCCGGGCCCCCTCCACACCGCGCGGCTGGACCGAGTCCGCCTGGAACCTCGCCGGCTCCGGCTGCTCACTGTACGAACCCAAGCCGGCGTTCCAGCACGACACCGGCTGTGACAACCGGGCGCTCGCCGACGTCTCCGCCGTCGCGGAGGACGTGGCGGTCTACCAGACCTACGGCAACGGCGGCTGGGCCGTGTACGGCGGCACCAGCGTCTCCGCTCCCATCATCGCGTCGGTGTACGCCGACGCCGGAACCCCCGTGAGCGGCACCTACCCGAACTCCTACCCGTACGCGACGCATGCCGGGATCAACGACATCACCACCGGCAGCAACGGCAGTTGCTCCCCGTCGTACCTGTGCAACGGTACCGACGGCTACGACGGTCCCACCGGCCTCGGCACCCCCGCCGGTCTGTCCGCGTTCCGCAGCGGCCCGCACGGCGTGATCGCCGGCAGCGTGACCGACGGCACCACCGGCAAGGCCGTCAGCGGAGCCACCGTCAGCGCGGGCACCAACGTCGCCCACACCGACGCCTCCGGCGCGTACTCCCTCGCGGTGCCGACCGGCACCTACGACGTCACCGTCCAGGCGTTCGGATACGCCGACGGCTCGGCCGACAAGGTCGTGGTCGACGACGGCGCCACGCTCACCAAGAGCTTCTCCCTCACCCCGGTACCCAGCCGGACCGTCGCAGGCAAGGTCGTCGACGGCTCCGGCCACGGATGGCCGCTCTACGCCAAGATCACCGCGGACGGCGTGCCCGGCTCCGTGTGGACCGACCCGGCCACCGGCTCCTACAGCCTCGACCTGCCCGAGGGGCACACTTACACCCTGCACGTCGCCACGGCCTCCACCGGCTACCGCGCCGTCACCAAGAAGATCGACGTCGGTGGCTCCGACCAGACCGTCGGCTTCTCGGTCCCCGTCGACTCCTGGGCCACCAGCACGCCCGGATATCAGGTCCACGACACCGGCAGCACCGAGCCCTTCGACGCCACCGACGCCCCGCCGGCGGGCTGGAGCGTGGTCAACGCGGATGGGACAGAGGGCGGTTGGCAGTTCGACGACCCCGGCAACCGCGGCAACGGCACCGGCGGTGACGGCGCGTTCGCCGTCGTCGACAGCGACCACTTCGGCGGCGCGGCCTCCCAGGACACCTCGCTGGTGACCCCTGTCTACGACTTCAGCGGCAAGGACAATCCCGAACTGGCCTTCAACACCCAGTACCAGCAGTTCACCAACCAGACCGCCGAGGTCGAGGCCACCGAGGACGGCGGCAAGACCTGGACCAAGGTCTGGACCGCGGGTTCATCGATCTTCCCCGGCCAGCGGATCACCGTCCCGCTCACCGACTTCGCGGGCAAGTCCGCGGTGCGGTTGCGCTTCCACTTCACCTCCCACTTCGGCTGGTGGTGGTCCGTCGACAACGTCCTCATCGGTGACCGCGAGGTCACACCCACACCGGGCGCCCTCGTCGTCGGCACCGTGACCGACGCGAACACCGCCACCGGCGTGGTGGGTGCCACCGTCACGAGCCAGGACAAGCCCGCCGAACAGGCCACCACGGTCGCCACCCCCGACGACCCCAACCTCCCCGACGGCTTCTACTCACTCCTCTCGACCACCTTCGGCAGTCACCCCTTCACCGCGGCCAAGTCCAAGTACACCTCCCTGTCCAAGGCGGCGAAGGTCGGCGCGGACAGCACGGTCACGGCCGACTTCAGACTCAAGGCCGGGAACATCACCATCACCCCCGCCTCCGTCGCCGCCACCGTCGCCTGGGGCGGATCCAAGTCACAGAACCTGACGGTGAAGAACACCGGCGGCGCGCCCGCGACGGTCAAGCTCGGCGAGCAGTCCGGCGCCTTCACCCAGCAGGGCAAGGGCGCCGCCCTGCGGACCGTCAAGGGCGACTTCACCCCACTGTCCAGCAAGGCCCACGCCAAGAGCGGCACGGCCAAGCCCGCTGCCGTCCCTTCCGACGGCCCGTGGCAGACGGTCCCCGACTTCCCTGGCGCCATCATGGACAACGCTGTCGGCGCGCATGACGGCAAGGTCTACTCGGCCTTCGGGTACACGGGATCGGCCGACAGCAAGGACATGTACGTCCTCGACCCGGTCGCCGGCAGCTGGACGAAGCTGGCGAGCGCGTCCGACACCCGCGAGGACCCCGCGCACGGCTTCATCGACGGCAAGTTCTATGCCGTCGGCGGCTGGGCCTCGTCCGGCAACCCCGACGCGAAACTGGAGATCTACGACCCGAGTTCGGACAGCTGGACCACCGGCGCGTCCGCGCCCAAGCCGTACGCCGGCTCCGGAAGCACCGTCCTCGACGGCAAGCTCTACATGATCGGCGGATGCGGCGCCGACTCCTGCGGCACCACCGACGCAAGTGTCTACGACCCCAAGACCGACACCTGGT
It encodes:
- a CDS encoding carboxypeptidase regulatory-like domain-containing protein; protein product: MRTTGTTTRTRSPLRRTISTGLAVLGATAMALLGLQAPASASDAAPASASAASDGARPLFEPTCAVPKRSHFSCFALRRSDVKSVKGVMRSADTPNGYGAADLQSAYNLAADGGGGQTVAIVDAFDDPSAEADLAVYREQYGLPACTTDNGCFHKVSQRGGTDYPDPDPGWAGEISLDLDMVSAVAPNAHILLVEADDNSFESLSSAVDEAVALGAKFVSNSYGSDYRGGNGEDPSETTTLDAHYNHPGVAITASTGDYAYGVGYPAASQYVTSVGGTTLTRAPSTPRGWTESAWNLAGSGCSLYEPKPAFQHDTGCDNRALADVSAVAEDVAVYQTYGNGGWAVYGGTSVSAPIIASVYADAGTPVSGTYPNSYPYATHAGINDITTGSNGSCSPSYLCNGTDGYDGPTGLGTPAGLSAFRSGPHGVIAGSVTDGTTGKAVSGATVSAGTNVAHTDASGAYSLAVPTGTYDVTVQAFGYADGSADKVVVDDGATLTKSFSLTPVPSRTVAGKVVDGSGHGWPLYAKITADGVPGSVWTDPATGSYSLDLPEGHTYTLHVATASTGYRAVTKKIDVGGSDQTVGFSVPVDSWATSTPGYQVHDTGSTEPFDATDAPPAGWSVVNADGTEGGWQFDDPGNRGNGTGGDGAFAVVDSDHFGGAASQDTSLVTPVYDFSGKDNPELAFNTQYQQFTNQTAEVEATEDGGKTWTKVWTAGSSIFPGQRITVPLTDFAGKSAVRLRFHFTSHFGWWWSVDNVLIGDREVTPTPGALVVGTVTDANTATGVVGATVTSQDKPAEQATTVATPDDPNLPDGFYSLLSTTFGSHPFTAAKSKYTSLSKAAKVGADSTVTADFRLKAGNITITPASVAATVAWGGSKSQNLTVKNTGGAPATVKLGEQSGAFTQQGKGAALRTVKGDFTPLSSKAHAKSGTAKPAAVPSDGPWQTVPDFPGAIMDNAVGAHDGKVYSAFGYTGSADSKDMYVLDPVAGSWTKLASASDTREDPAHGFIDGKFYAVGGWASSGNPDAKLEIYDPSSDSWTTGASAPKPYAGSGSTVLDGKLYMIGGCGADSCGTTDASVYDPKTDTWSKIAAYPEPISWQACGAIDDLLYCAGGLGSDNNDVTHTYVYDPGADSWSQLADMPSAQWGSASTAANGQLLLAGGVGNNALTNRSQAFDPKAGTWSALPNPTVPTYRGGGAPGFYKIGGGTAPSTPTSKAELLPGYDQTGSGDITWLGESTQQLTLEPGAKATVTVSLDASVPEVTQPGDLTAALTVGTDTPYSVPRVPVSLHVNPPKTWGKITGTVLGATSSGGTAPLAGATVQIDSWASTYTLTTAADGTYALWLDARNNPLTVIVAKDGYQPTVTTVKIQKGATVTSNFTLKRK